AGGCAATAAAAAGTTCGCTACATATGTACACCGCGATGAACTCATGCCAGCGCTTAAAACCGATGAAGAAGGTTACGTCGACGGTAGCACACTCAAATTCACGCGAATGGTCGCGCTCGATGAAACGTACACGGTTGTTGGCCTAAAAGAAGCGGCAAAACTAAAAGCGAAGGGTGTTAAGAAAAATAATCCTTCCGCAGATGAATACGTCGACCATGTACCTCTTGTCGCCGAATTTCTAGCAGACAAAGGCGATTTACAAGCCTTCTACAACAATCTAGCCACAGGATACCAGCGGGTTTGGGCGCGCTATATTTACTCTGCCAAACAACCAGCGACACAAGAAAAAAGACGTTTAGAAATGGTCGATATTTTGAGTCAAGGTTATAAAACAAAAGATCTTTACCGACAAGGGAAAAAGTAACCAAATAATTTTATTTGGTTTTTTTTTTTGTTTGAAACTGCTTCTTTATGTAAAAATGTCTAGGCGTGATAGAATAGAAGAGGAATAAGACGAAGGAAAATCTTGTTGTACTGGAAAAGGGGACATGCAGGATGGCGAATTATATTAACAAAGAAAGGCGCCAAATTGATTTTGATCCATTTGATTTACGGATAATTGCCGTACCAGAAGTAGTAGCGGTGCAGTTTAAGCCGCGCTCAGAGCATACTTTACTTATTCGTATTGCGGATGTCGGCGCAACCTATCAGCCACTCAAACACGAATCACTTTTTGAAGCTATTTTGCCCGTTCACTTTAATGATATTAACGAAGAAGATGACTACTGGGGGCTTAGTGACAAAGAGCAAGCGGAGATGAAACTATTTAACGAGGTACATCGCGATTTGATTTATGATTTTGTGGATGAGCACCCAGATTTTACGCAGATTGTTGTCCATTGTCACGCTGGGGTCAGCCGAAGTAGCGCGGTTGCCATGGCGATTGCGGAACATTTAGGAGACACGGACACATACGAAAAACTTCAAGTGATAAAACGATACTTACCAAATCCGCGGGTTCTTGCGATTATGCGGGGCGAAGCGTATTTATAAAAACGAAAACGAAGAAATGTTAGGAGAGATTTTGTATGGAAAAGCATTATGATTATATTGCGATTGGCGGCGGAAGTGGCGGAATTGCTTCGATTAATCGCGCAGCCATGCACGGAGCAAAATGTGCATTAATTGAACCAAAATTTTTAGGTGGAACTTGTGTAAATGTTGGTTGTGTTCCGAAAAAAGTCATGTGGTACGGCGCACAAATTAAAGAAGCGATGGATTTATACGCAGATGCTTATGGTTACCAAGTGGACGCGAGCTTCAACTTCCAAAAACTAGTCGAAAATCGAGAAGCGTACATTGAACGGATTCGAGGTTCATACAAAAATGGACTGGATAATAATAAAGTAGAATGGATTAAAGGTTATGCCGAATTTGTCGATGAAAAAACATTGCGCGTAAACGGCGAACTAGTGACAGCGGATCATATTTTAATTGCAACAGGCGGCGAACCAGCGCTTCCTTCCATTCCTGGCGCAGAGTTCGGCATCACATCAGATGGCTTTTTTGCATTAAAAGAACTACCTAAAAAAGTGGCGGTTGTTGGCGCGGGATACATTGCGGTTGAACTAGCTGGTGTATTACAACAACTTGGCTCAGAAACGCATTTATTTGTACGGAAACATGCACCACTCCGAAATTTCGATCCACTTTTAACAGATACACTAACCGAAATTATTGAGCAATCGGATATGACGTTGCATAAACACGCCGTTCCGCAAAAAGTCGAAAAAAATCCAGATGGCAGTTTGACGTTGAGCTTAGAGGATGGCCGCACAGAAACCGTTGATACGCTTATTTGGGCGATCGGACGTAAACCTGTCATCCAAGGTCTTCAAATCGAAAAAGCGGGCGTAGAACTTCTAGAAAGCGGACATATCGCCGTAGATAAATTCCAAAACACCAATGTAGCGGGGATTTATGCGGTTGGCGATGTAACGGGTCATTATGAATTAACTCCAGTCGCAATTGCAGCAGGGCGCCGTTTATCAGAACGACTTTTCAACAACAAAAAAGATGCACATTTAAACTATGAAAATATCCCAACCGTTGTATTTAGCCATCCAGCTATCGGAACGGTCGGTTTAACAGAACCAGAAGCAATTGAAAAATATGGCAAAGAAAATATCAAAGTGTACACTTCAAGCTTTACCTCAATGTATACAGCCATCACAGACCACCGAGAACCTTGCCGAATGAAATTAATTTGCGAAGGGAAAACAGAGCGTGTCATCGGCTTGCACGGAATTGGTTACGGTGTAGACGAAATGATTCAAGGATTTGCTGTTGCGATTAATATGGGCGCAACAAAAGCCGATTTCGACAATACGGTTGCGATTCACCCAACAGGATCCGAAGAATTTGTTACAATGAAATAGAAAACAACGATGGAGGAGGAAGTACGTAATGGGAAAAAAATTATCACTTTATTTTGTAAGACATGGTCAAACTTACTTAAATAAAAATTTGCGCATGCAAGGATGGGCTGATACGCCACTAACACCAGAAGGAATTGAAATAGTCAAAGAAAGTGGTCGCGGACTTGCGGAAACAGAATTCGTTGCAGCGTATTCAAGCGACTTACACCGCACAATCGCGACAGCTGGCCACTTGCTTAAAGAAAATAAACACGCATTCGGCTTAACGCTAGAACCATTAAGTGAATTTCGGGAAACTTTCTTCGGCTCCTACGAAGGTGAAAAAGGCGATGTTGCCTGGAACGAAATTGCGCAACATATGGGTTATGCGAATCAAGAAGACCTATTTAAAAATGCCGATGTACGCGAAACAATGAATGGTACAAAAGCAGCTGACCCAACAGGAGATGCGGAAGATTTCATGACATTTTGGACACGTGTAGAACAAGGTTTCTTGCATGTTATCAATCGTCATCGCGAAACTGGTGGTAACGTTCTTATCGTCGCTCACGGAAATACCATTCGTAACATCGTCCACGAACTCGAACCATCCATGGACGAAGCGGTTATTTTAGATAACGCGAGTGTCACAGTACTAGCTTACGAAAACGGCTTATTCAAATTAGAACGTTTAAATGACACCTCTCATTTTAAAAAAGCATAGAAAAAACGAGCTTTAGGAACTAGTTTCCCAAAGCTCGTTTTTTTATTCTTTCGGTGTATCCGGATCAGGAAGATTATTATCAATCGCCAGCTGACCTCGCCGCAATTTAATTAAACGATTAACGTTCACGATAATTGTTTTCACAACCGCATAAAGTGGAACACCTAAAATCATTCCGAAGATTCCCGCTAAGTTTCCAGCAACAATCAAGATAATGATAATAGTTAGTGGGTGAATCGATAGTGATTTACCCATGATATATGGAGAGAGTAAGTTAGAATCAATTTGTTGCACAATCGTTACGACAACAATAACAAGTAATGCTTGGACTGGAGAAGTGAATAACGCCACGATAACTGCGGGAGCTGCTCCAAGGAAAGGTCCAAGGTAAGGAATAATATTCGTTGCACCAGCAATGAACCCGAAAAGAAGGGCATACGGTTGACCAATAATTAAGTACCCAATGAAAGTAAATAAACCAACAAACATACAATCAATTGCTTGTGAACTAATGTAAGTAGAAATGGTTTTATTCATTTCTTTAATAATTTGTTTTGCTTCAGAACGAATACCTGCCGGGAAAAATTTTCCAGAAGACTCAACGAACTTATGACCATCTTTAAACATATAAAAGACGATAAATGGTACAGTTACAAGAATCATGACAAAACTAGAGACAAAAGAGATGATAGCTCCAAAACTAGAAGCAACTCCGTCAACGACCACAGACATGATTTTTGGTAAGGAAATGTTGAGCTTCTCAAGTTCTTGTTTTATATCTAGATCTTTTAATGCAGAATTATTCGAGAGACCTTGCAACCATTTCTCAAAATCTTGCCAGTAACCTGGTATTGCTTTTGCGAGTTCAGCTACTTGGTCAGCAAGCGTTGGACCGAGTTGCATTACTGCAAGAACAACAAGCGTGATAAAGGCAATAAAAATTAAAATAACACTCAAAAGTCGAGGTACTTTTCTTTTTTCTAAAAATAATACGAGCGGGTTAAATAAATAGAATAGAAACCCTGCGACCAAAATCGGCATGAATAATGTAGAAACAATAATGCCAATTGGTGAAAATATGTACTTCATTTGTAATAGAACAAACAAAATGGCTACAACCGCTAAAATTTCAATTGTCCAAAAAAATAATTTACTATCTCGAAAACGTGAAAACTTCAAATTCTCCCCTTCTTTCTAAAACCTTATTGATAAATTTTATAGTACCATTAACTGCTTTAAATAGCCACTGAATTACTGCTATTGACGCCGGAATATATGTGTTATACAATATGTATAACAGTTAAGAGAGAGGTGTTTCTATGTTGCTTGCGATAGATCTTCAATCAGACGAACCGATTTACACACAAATATGCAATCAAATCATTGAAGGTATGGCGAAACGGGAACTTTTACCAGGGGACAAATTACCTTCTGTTCGAAGTTTAGGTGCAGACATTGGTATTAACTTTCATACAGTAAACAAGGCCTACCAAATTTTAAAACAAGAAGGATTTATTCAAATACATCGTCAAAAGGGAGTAGTTATTCATCCGGATGGCGTAGCTAAGGCAGATGAGCTATTTTTTGCGAAATTACAAACGAAGCTAAAACCGCTCATCGCGGAATCGGTTGTGCGCGGTGTTACCGAAGAGAAGTGGCTCGAAGTAAGTAAGGCTATTTTTGACGAAATGCATGGACGGAGAGTGGAGTAGAAATGGAAATCATCATTTATATTTTTGTTAGTATTGCTATCATTTCACTGCAAGCAATAACCCCTTTTGTAATAAGAAAGTCAGAATGTTTCGGAGTAAATGTAGGCGAACGTGCTAACCGGAATGCAGAATTAACGCGGCTAAAAAAACAATATGTTGGGCAAGTGGTTTTGTGGACCTCTTTCGTTGCTATTATCGGAATCGCATTAATTCAAGGCTTTCATTCGAGTGAGAATATGCAAGCGGGTATTTTTATTGCTTCGATGTTTGGACAATTAATCGTTTCTTTTATTATTTATTATCGCTTTCACCACACAACTTTACAGTGGAAAAGAGATAAAATAGAGGCGGGAGAAATCTCGACTAATTCTATCATAATGGTAGACACTAGTTTTCATCGCAGAAAAATGGTTATCTCGTATACGTGGTTTGTCGTGCCACTACTTATCTTTATTATTACACTTGCGATTACAGTCGTTTTTTATCCAGTAGCTCCTGCTGACTTTCCAATCCATTTTGATATGAGTGGGGCAGTGACGGATACGGTTGCCAAATCACCTAGAGTCGTGTTGCTATTGCCAATGATGCAGCTAGGAATGATTGCGTTATTTATCTTTATTAACTTTGTTATTGCTAGGAGCAAACAGTCCGTAGAGAACGAAAACCCTACTGATTCATTAAAACGGGGACTCCTATTTAGACAGATTTCTAGTAAAGCGATGTTAATCATGTGTACGATTATGGTAATTGATTTTCTCATCATGCAAGTAGTCATGTTACTTGCTCTTCCAGTTGAATGGATGATGATAACAATGATTATCTCCGTTGTTTTGATTCTGTTTGGAACCGTCCTTCTTGCTGTAAAAGTAGGGCAAGGCGGTAGCAGACTTAAATTTGCTGACCAACCTGATGGTGTCAATAAACCCATTCGGGATGATGATTCTTTTTGGAAAGCAGGCGTTATTTATTTTAATCGAAATGATCCAGCGTTATTTGTAGAAAAACGCTTTGGGATTGGTTGGACGATTAACACTGCTCGGCCTGTTGCTTGGTTATCTTTTGTCATTATTATCGCTGTTATTATTCTCATTAGCATCTTGTTTTAACTTGCTCTCAGACGGGTATTTACCATATGGTATACGGATAAATTAGCTTGTGTGAGATGCTTTTGTGAAGGAGTAGATAATCATGGCGATTAGATTGAAGCGACTGGAGGAATGGGAAGGATTCACTGGTATTGCGCTCGTTCGAGAAGGTCTTAAAACAGAAGCACTTCATACAGAAATAAAAACAGCCTTCAAAGAAATGCTTCAACTTGCGCGAGAACTAGATGATTTTTCCAAACAAAAAACGTTTTATGGTATTTCTGTCCATAATATAGAAGACGGAATTACTCATTATTCGGTAATTCCAGTGGAACAAAAATATCCTCATTTACAAGAACCGCTTGAGTGGATTGAAGTTCCGGCTCATACGTATTTTGTAGCAGAGCATATTCAGGATACAGACATAAGTGAAAGCTATGAAGAGATTGCCAGAGCCATTCAAGAAAAAAATTACAAACCATATATTACAGCGAACAACCCCGTTTTTGACCCACTACCATTCAAATTGGAAGTGTATACGAAACAAGGAAACAACGAAGCAAATATTGAAATAAGGATTCCTGTCGTAAAAGAATTGCATACGTAAGAAGAAGCCTGGGACTTTTGTTCTGGGCTTTTTTATACTAGCAAGCTGTTTTTGAGTGTGCTATAATAAAAACGCTATTTTGTGATTATTTTAACAAGAAGGAAGGGATTCATGTGGGATATTACAGCCCGCAGGAAGTAACAGAGATTACGATTGAAAAAGGAACCCAAAAAGCAAATTCAAGTACGTTAACGCTTGTGTTGTTAGGCTTTTTAGGTGGTGCCTTTATATCTCTTGGTTACTTATTATACATACGTGCAGTAGGAACAATGCCTCACGAATGGGGGAGCTTTGCAACGCTTATCGGCGCCAGTCTTTTTCCGGTTGGCCTCGTTTGTATTTTGCTAGGTGGAGGAGAATTAATTACCGGCAACATGATGGCTGTCGCGATTGCTTGGTACGACAAAAAAATTTCCTTCCAACAATTACTTAGAAACTGGGCGATTGTGTCTGTCATGAACTTAGTGGGCGCATTTTTTGTCGCTTACTTCTTCGGACATTTCGTTGGTTTAACAGAAGGCGATTTCTTACCAAAAACGCTAGCTACAGCTGGTGCAAAAATTAACGATCCTTTCTGGGTTGCTTTTGTTTCCGGAATTGGTTGTAACTGGTTTGTTGGGATTGCGGTTTGGCTTTGCTACGCGGCCAAAGATTTCGCAGGGAAAATCCTTGGTATTTGGTTCCCGGTTATGGCATTTGTTGCTATCGGATTTCAGCACGTTGTCGCCAACATGTTTATTATCCCAGCTGCGATTTTCGCTGGTTACTATTCATGGGCGGATTTCATTTGGAACGTCATCCCAGTTTACTTAGGAAATGTAGTCGGTGGAGCAGTTTTTGTTAGCTTATTCTACTTCCTTGCTTATAAGAAAAACGCGCCTAAAAAAGTAAAAGAAGAAATACACCAACCAATTGAAGAAAGTTAAGACCGAAAAAGCTAGTTACATTCGATGTAGCTAGCTTTTTTTGAAAAAAATTAAAGTTTTTTAGAGACTGTTCTCGTTCCCGCCATGTTGGGATAGAATGACTTTTTCCAAAAACCATTTTGCCACTTAAAAAAGAAAATCCTGATTAAATTTTTCGATTTGTGGAAAACACTATTATAAGCAACGAGAGCACGTGCAGAAAAATTTTTTGAGGAGTGGTATTTTTGAGTATTAAAGAAACAGCCTTACCAAAAGTTCAAACAAAATTATTTATTAATGGAAAATGGACGGATGGAGATAATAAAGAAACAAAAGATATTGTAAACCCAGCAAACGGAGAAGTTATTGCCAAAATCGCTCAAGCTGGACCAAACGAAACCAAAAAAGCCATTAAAGCTGCAAAAGAAGCATTTCCTGATTGGGCAAAAATGGAACTAGCTGATCGCGTCAAATTATTACACAAAATTGCCGATTTAATGGAAGAAAAAGCAGATACACTAGCAAAAATTATGACGCTTGAACAAGGTAAACCGCTAAAAGAATCAAAAGGAGAAGTCCTAACTGGCGCAGAAAACTTCCGATTCGCTGCAGAAGAAGCAAGAAGATTATATGGGGAAACTATCCCAGCGCCAAACAATCATGCGTTTATCGTGAAAAAACAACCAATTGGCGTAGTTGCGGCCATTACTCCGTGGAATTTCCCAGGTGGTATGGTGACACGAAAACTTGCTCCAGCGCTTGCAACCGGAAATACAATCGTATTAAAACCATCCGGAGATACGCCGCTTTCAGCCCTAGCTATCTTTGAAATTTTTGAAGAAGCCGGCTTGCCAAAAGGTGTTGCCAATATCGTTATGGGTAGCTCCAAAGAAATCGGCGAAACGTTAACTGACAGTGATGATGTTCGTAAACTAACTTTCACCGGCTCCACGAAAGTCGGTCAAACACTATTCAAACAATCAGCCGAAACACTGAAAAAAATCTCGCTCGAACTTGGTGGACATGCGCCATTTATCGTATTTGATGATGCGAACCTGGATGCTGCTGTAAATGATTTAGTTGCAGCGAAATTCCGCAATAACGGTCAAGTATGTGTATCGCCAAACCGAATTTTTGTTGCCAAAGAAATTAAAGAAAAATTCACTAAGGCGCTAGTTGCTAAAGTAAAACAACTAAAAGTAGGTAACGGTTTAGATGATGTGAATGTTGGTCCACTTATCCGCGAAGATGCGATTGACAAAATCGACAAACAACTTAAAAATGCCACAGATAAAGGTGCCAAAGTCTTAACTGGTGGCGGCCGTTTAACAGGTTCCGACTATGACAAAGGGAACTTCTACAAACCAACTGTCTTAGATAATGTTACCCGTGAAATGGATATTTTCTACGAAGAAACATTTGGTCCAGTAATCCCACTCATCACATTTGAAACGGAAGACGAAGCAATCGAAATGGCGAATGACAGTGAATTCGGTCTTGCTTCTTACTTCTATACAAAAGACTTAGCTCGCGTAGAAAAAGTAGGTGCGGCATTAGAATATGGTATGGTAGGTGCAAACGAAATTGCGATTTCTAACCCAGAAACCCCATTTGGCGGTGTTAAACATTCTGGTTTCGGTCGCGAAAACGGCCACTACGGTATGGAAGAATACATCCAAGTGAAATTTATTAATTTAAAATATCGTGACTAACACAGGTTATTAAGAAACTCCTTCGCTTCATGCGGAGGGGTTCTTTTTTATGCAGTTTCCTACCAGTAGGAAAAAAACATATTTGTAAGCGGATTCAGTCATTTATATAATAAAAGTAAGTTAAGGAAAGGGAGGATACAAAATGAAAAACATTTTACTCATTTGTGGGTCAGGAGCTTCAAGTGGATTCATGGCAGCAGCAATCAGAAAAGCCGCAAAAAAACGTGGAGAACAAGTGACGGTGAAAGCAGCCAGTGAGTCACAAATAGATGAAAGAATTAATGAAATTGATTACTTATTAATCGGGCCGCACTTAGCTTATATGCTGGATGACTTAAAACAAAAAGTAGCCGATAAAAATGTTTTAGTATCAATTATTCCGCAAGCAACTTATGGCACACTTAACGGTGAAAAAGCACTGGATCTCATTTTAACTATGGAGGGATAACACGATGAACAACAAAGTGATGGATTTTATGACAAATAAATTTGCTCCAAAAGTAAATAAAGTTGTTAAAAATCCTTGGGTATCAGCAATTCAAGATGCAATTATGTCTGCGCTTCCGCTCGTTTTTGTCGGTTCTTTAGTCACCATCGTTTCACTACTTAAAAATTTATTTCCCGGCATGCCTGACTTTTCGATGATAAGTAATTTTTCGTTTGGAATGTTTGGGTTAGTCGTAGCGTTTTTAATCCCATACTATCTGATGGAGAAAAAAGGAAATAGTAGCCAAAAATTAATTTCTGGCGCAACTGGACTTGTTCTATTTTTAATGCTACTATTTCCAACTATTTCAGCAGACGGGGATGCCGTTTTCATTTTATCTAGATTTGGAGCGACAGGGATGTTCTTATCCATTACAACCGGCTTATTTGTTGGTTGTGTGATGAACTTTGCTGCGAAACGATCCTTTTTCAGTGAAGATACACCGATTCCGGATTTTGTCGTTGGTTGGTTCAATAGCTTGCTACCAATTACATTTATTCTGATTGTTGGTTGGTTAATAACTGTTCAATTTAACATTGATTTCTTTGAAGTGATTGTGGCAGTGTTTAGCCCGCTCGCGTCAATCGTACAATCTTATCCAGGCTTTGTGCTTTCGGTTTTCATTCCAGCATTTCTTTATACATTCGGGATTTCTGGGTGGGTTATGATGCCCGCGATTTACCCGGTTTATATGGCTGGACTCGCAGAAAACTCACAAGCTGTAGCAAATGGCGCAAGTGCATCAAACATCGCAACACAAGAAACTGTATACGCATTAATTTCAATCGGCGGGGTCGGCACAACCTTATCACTATCCATTATGATGCTCATTTTAAGTAAGTCTTTACAGCTAAAAGCAATCGGAAAAGCAGTTATTGTCCCATCGATTTTTAATATCAACGAACCATTGTTTTTCGGGGCACCAATTGCCTTCAACCCATACTTAATGATTCCAACGTGGATTAATGCTTTCTTAGTTCCAAGCATCGCCTATTTCGTTATGTCGATGAACTTAGTAAGTATTCCCGCGCAATCGTTCTTGCTATGGTACATGCCTTATCCTGTAACGTCTTACCTTGCAACACAAGATTTCCGAGGTGTGATTGCTTGTTTAGCAATTATCGTCATCACATGGCTCGTCTACTTGCCGTTCTTTAAAGCATACGACAACTCATTACTCAAACAAGAAAAATTAGATGCAGTCGAAACAGAGAAAGAAATGGTAACAAATTGATTGGAGGAACTAAAATGTCAGAGCAAGACTATGTTGAAGAAACAGATAGCTTAAATGAACTATCCATGAATATATTAATCCATGCTGGAAACGCAAGAAATGACCTAGTGAAAGGTCTTAACCATTTAGAGGAACTAGCGTTTAACGAAGCCGAGGAATTTATCGCCTCTGCCAAAAAAGAAATTGTCATCGCGCATAGTCTGCAAACAGATACACTTCAATTAGAAGCATCAGGCAATCAAATCCGTTATTCCACGCTGTTCTGTCATGCGCAAGATACACTCATGACAGCCAAAAGTGAAATTTTAATCGGCGAGCATATGCTACGTTTATTCAAAAAAATGACCGAACTTACGAAAAAATAGGAGGTACGAGCATGTTTGAAAATTATCAATTTCCGAAAGACTTTTTATGGGGAGGAGCTATCGCAGCCAACCAAGCAGAAGGCGCATTTAAAGTAGATGGAAAAGGAATTAGTTTAGCAGATTTGCACAAATATCATAAAGGTAAAACAAATGATGAAATCAGTGAGGAACAACATAAAGGAGTAAGTTTGGCTGATATCAAAGCAAGTATGGAAGATAAAGTGAACTATTATCCGAAACGCCATGGTATCGACTTTTATCACACGTATCCAGAAGACTTGGCTTTGCTTGCTGAAATGGGCTTTAAAACATTTCGAACTTCGCTGGATTGGACACGTATTTTTCCGACTGGCGAAGAAACGGAACCAAATGAAGCGGGATTAAAATATTATGACCAATTAATCGACAAAATTATCGAACTTGGCATGGAGCCAATTATTACGATTTTACATTACGAAACGCCGGTGGAAATTGTCTTAAATCATGGCGGCTGGCATAATCGTAATGTTATTGATTTATTTGAGAAGTACGGCAAAACAGTACTTGATCGCTACAATAAAAAAGTGAAATATTGGATTGTCATTAACCAAATTAATTTAATTCAATTTGAACCATTTAACTCTACTGCGATTCCATATGATGCTGTCGATGATTATTTATCCGCTACGTATCAAGCTGTTCATAACCAATTTGTCGCAAGTGCGAAAATTTACGAATACGGAAAAGCGCTAAATCCTAATTTAATGATTGGTACAATGCTCGCTGATTGTACGGCCTATCCATTCTCCTGCGATCCAGATGATATCGTACTCGCAATGAAACGTAACCGCATGGAATATTTCTTCGCAGACGTGCAGTTCCAAGGCGAATATCCAAAGTATGCGCTTAATTACTTTGATGAAAATAATATTCATATTGAAATCACAGAAGAAGACAAAGCCATTTTACAAAAAAACACCATGGATTATTTAGCACTTTCCTATTATTATTCCCAAATGGTGGACTCCAAGAAAAATGATTTGGATCCAGCTTCGATTACACCAAACCCGCATCTTAAAGCTAATCCGTGGGGCTGGGCAGTCGATCCGAAAGGCTTGTATAACGCATTGTCGCAGTACTGGGACAGATATCATAAACCAATTATCATCGCCGAAAATGGTTTTGGAATGTATGATAAATTAGAAAATGGCGAAATCCATGATGATTACCGGATTGATTATTTATCCGCGCATCTAAAAGAAATGAAACGTGCC
The sequence above is drawn from the Listeria monocytogenes genome and encodes:
- a CDS encoding tyrosine phosphatase family protein, translated to MANYINKERRQIDFDPFDLRIIAVPEVVAVQFKPRSEHTLLIRIADVGATYQPLKHESLFEAILPVHFNDINEEDDYWGLSDKEQAEMKLFNEVHRDLIYDFVDEHPDFTQIVVHCHAGVSRSSAVAMAIAEHLGDTDTYEKLQVIKRYLPNPRVLAIMRGEAYL
- the gorA gene encoding glutathione-disulfide reductase, with product MEKHYDYIAIGGGSGGIASINRAAMHGAKCALIEPKFLGGTCVNVGCVPKKVMWYGAQIKEAMDLYADAYGYQVDASFNFQKLVENREAYIERIRGSYKNGLDNNKVEWIKGYAEFVDEKTLRVNGELVTADHILIATGGEPALPSIPGAEFGITSDGFFALKELPKKVAVVGAGYIAVELAGVLQQLGSETHLFVRKHAPLRNFDPLLTDTLTEIIEQSDMTLHKHAVPQKVEKNPDGSLTLSLEDGRTETVDTLIWAIGRKPVIQGLQIEKAGVELLESGHIAVDKFQNTNVAGIYAVGDVTGHYELTPVAIAAGRRLSERLFNNKKDAHLNYENIPTVVFSHPAIGTVGLTEPEAIEKYGKENIKVYTSSFTSMYTAITDHREPCRMKLICEGKTERVIGLHGIGYGVDEMIQGFAVAINMGATKADFDNTVAIHPTGSEEFVTMK
- a CDS encoding histidine phosphatase family protein, whose amino-acid sequence is MGKKLSLYFVRHGQTYLNKNLRMQGWADTPLTPEGIEIVKESGRGLAETEFVAAYSSDLHRTIATAGHLLKENKHAFGLTLEPLSEFRETFFGSYEGEKGDVAWNEIAQHMGYANQEDLFKNADVRETMNGTKAADPTGDAEDFMTFWTRVEQGFLHVINRHRETGGNVLIVAHGNTIRNIVHELEPSMDEAVILDNASVTVLAYENGLFKLERLNDTSHFKKA
- a CDS encoding AI-2E family transporter codes for the protein MKFSRFRDSKLFFWTIEILAVVAILFVLLQMKYIFSPIGIIVSTLFMPILVAGFLFYLFNPLVLFLEKRKVPRLLSVILIFIAFITLVVLAVMQLGPTLADQVAELAKAIPGYWQDFEKWLQGLSNNSALKDLDIKQELEKLNISLPKIMSVVVDGVASSFGAIISFVSSFVMILVTVPFIVFYMFKDGHKFVESSGKFFPAGIRSEAKQIIKEMNKTISTYISSQAIDCMFVGLFTFIGYLIIGQPYALLFGFIAGATNIIPYLGPFLGAAPAVIVALFTSPVQALLVIVVVTIVQQIDSNLLSPYIMGKSLSIHPLTIIIILIVAGNLAGIFGMILGVPLYAVVKTIIVNVNRLIKLRRGQLAIDNNLPDPDTPKE
- a CDS encoding GntR family transcriptional regulator, whose protein sequence is MLLAIDLQSDEPIYTQICNQIIEGMAKRELLPGDKLPSVRSLGADIGINFHTVNKAYQILKQEGFIQIHRQKGVVIHPDGVAKADELFFAKLQTKLKPLIAESVVRGVTEEKWLEVSKAIFDEMHGRRVE
- a CDS encoding DUF1648 domain-containing protein, producing the protein MEIIIYIFVSIAIISLQAITPFVIRKSECFGVNVGERANRNAELTRLKKQYVGQVVLWTSFVAIIGIALIQGFHSSENMQAGIFIASMFGQLIVSFIIYYRFHHTTLQWKRDKIEAGEISTNSIIMVDTSFHRRKMVISYTWFVVPLLIFIITLAITVVFYPVAPADFPIHFDMSGAVTDTVAKSPRVVLLLPMMQLGMIALFIFINFVIARSKQSVENENPTDSLKRGLLFRQISSKAMLIMCTIMVIDFLIMQVVMLLALPVEWMMITMIISVVLILFGTVLLAVKVGQGGSRLKFADQPDGVNKPIRDDDSFWKAGVIYFNRNDPALFVEKRFGIGWTINTARPVAWLSFVIIIAVIILISILF
- a CDS encoding GyrI-like domain-containing protein; translated protein: MAIRLKRLEEWEGFTGIALVREGLKTEALHTEIKTAFKEMLQLARELDDFSKQKTFYGISVHNIEDGITHYSVIPVEQKYPHLQEPLEWIEVPAHTYFVAEHIQDTDISESYEEIARAIQEKNYKPYITANNPVFDPLPFKLEVYTKQGNNEANIEIRIPVVKELHT
- a CDS encoding formate/nitrite transporter family protein, with protein sequence MGYYSPQEVTEITIEKGTQKANSSTLTLVLLGFLGGAFISLGYLLYIRAVGTMPHEWGSFATLIGASLFPVGLVCILLGGGELITGNMMAVAIAWYDKKISFQQLLRNWAIVSVMNLVGAFFVAYFFGHFVGLTEGDFLPKTLATAGAKINDPFWVAFVSGIGCNWFVGIAVWLCYAAKDFAGKILGIWFPVMAFVAIGFQHVVANMFIIPAAIFAGYYSWADFIWNVIPVYLGNVVGGAVFVSLFYFLAYKKNAPKKVKEEIHQPIEES
- a CDS encoding NAD-dependent succinate-semialdehyde dehydrogenase — translated: MSIKETALPKVQTKLFINGKWTDGDNKETKDIVNPANGEVIAKIAQAGPNETKKAIKAAKEAFPDWAKMELADRVKLLHKIADLMEEKADTLAKIMTLEQGKPLKESKGEVLTGAENFRFAAEEARRLYGETIPAPNNHAFIVKKQPIGVVAAITPWNFPGGMVTRKLAPALATGNTIVLKPSGDTPLSALAIFEIFEEAGLPKGVANIVMGSSKEIGETLTDSDDVRKLTFTGSTKVGQTLFKQSAETLKKISLELGGHAPFIVFDDANLDAAVNDLVAAKFRNNGQVCVSPNRIFVAKEIKEKFTKALVAKVKQLKVGNGLDDVNVGPLIREDAIDKIDKQLKNATDKGAKVLTGGGRLTGSDYDKGNFYKPTVLDNVTREMDIFYEETFGPVIPLITFETEDEAIEMANDSEFGLASYFYTKDLARVEKVGAALEYGMVGANEIAISNPETPFGGVKHSGFGRENGHYGMEEYIQVKFINLKYRD
- a CDS encoding PTS sugar transporter subunit IIB translates to MKNILLICGSGASSGFMAAAIRKAAKKRGEQVTVKAASESQIDERINEIDYLLIGPHLAYMLDDLKQKVADKNVLVSIIPQATYGTLNGEKALDLILTMEG